In a single window of the Pseudomonadota bacterium genome:
- a CDS encoding NADH-quinone oxidoreductase subunit C, whose protein sequence is MSLDVLKQLREQFGRAVLRTHSERGDDTALIEPAAIRAVCLWLRDTPELVFDMLTDLSAVDYLEQGRRPRFEVVYHLYSLPRRHRVRLKLGVDDPAAEVETVSDLWRNGNWLEREVWDLYGIKFRNHPDMRRILLYEAFQGHPLRKDYVKDRRQPLSRRPAAEISAALGGRPDGRRGLL, encoded by the coding sequence GTGAGTCTGGACGTCTTGAAGCAATTGCGGGAGCAGTTTGGGCGTGCCGTGCTGCGCACCCATAGCGAGCGCGGGGACGACACCGCCCTGATCGAACCCGCAGCCATTCGCGCCGTCTGCCTTTGGCTGCGAGATACGCCCGAGTTGGTCTTCGATATGCTCACCGACCTGAGCGCCGTCGACTACCTCGAACAGGGGCGACGCCCTCGTTTCGAGGTCGTCTACCACCTCTACTCCCTGCCGCGGCGCCATCGCGTGCGCCTCAAGCTGGGCGTCGACGACCCCGCCGCCGAGGTCGAGACCGTCTCGGATCTCTGGCGCAATGGCAATTGGCTCGAACGCGAGGTCTGGGACCTCTACGGCATCAAGTTTCGCAATCACCCGGACATGCGCCGAATCCTGCTCTATGAGGCGTTCCAGGGCCATCCCCTGCGGAAGGACTACGTGAAGGATCGCCGACAACCGCTCTCGCGGCGACCCGCCGCCGAGATCTCCGCCGCGCTCGGCGGACGCCCCGATGGGCGTCGCGGCCTGCTCTAA
- a CDS encoding sigma 54-dependent Fis family transcriptional regulator gives MSLGSRQNPATRLIGAQPLPELAVQSFRLELVRGPEPGQSWDLGPRTRLGKGPDNDITIADATVSRHHLELEQTPTGFLLRDLGSTNGTFLDNARIVEAYLRPGMELRVGEVALRLRAHHEGVRIEPTGEDSFGELRGRTPAMRRIFALLERVAPTDATILITGETGTGKGAVAHAIHAASLRADKPFVTVDCGAISRTLIESELFGHEKGSFTGATHQRRGALETCAGGTLFIDELDDLPLDVQPKLLRALDVREVTRVGSNKPLKLDLRVVAATKKDLRQSVDQGQFREDLYYRLSVVTFALPALRERLEDVPLLSERFLAAAGTRWDRLQPAFQDRLLAHTFPGNVRELRNLLERASYLDELESFDPTCFPSDTTQAAADSELRFAIDYRRPFKLVKEGLVHRFEHEYLTRLLVRTGRNITRAAREADIDRKYLYMLLSKHAMMPGADDPGASDG, from the coding sequence TTGTCGCTAGGCTCCCGGCAGAACCCAGCTACGAGGCTGATCGGCGCGCAGCCGCTTCCCGAGCTGGCGGTCCAGAGCTTTCGGCTGGAGCTCGTCCGCGGCCCCGAACCGGGACAGAGCTGGGACCTCGGGCCCCGTACGCGCCTGGGAAAGGGGCCCGATAACGACATCACCATCGCCGACGCCACCGTTTCCCGTCACCACCTCGAGCTCGAGCAGACGCCGACCGGCTTCCTGCTGCGCGACCTCGGTAGCACCAACGGCACCTTCCTCGACAATGCTCGGATCGTCGAGGCCTACCTCCGACCAGGGATGGAGCTGCGGGTGGGCGAGGTCGCGCTGCGACTGCGGGCGCACCACGAGGGCGTCCGCATCGAGCCGACCGGCGAGGATAGCTTTGGCGAGCTGCGCGGCCGCACGCCCGCGATGCGACGCATCTTCGCCCTGCTCGAGCGCGTCGCCCCGACGGATGCCACGATTCTGATCACCGGCGAGACGGGCACCGGCAAGGGCGCCGTCGCCCACGCCATCCACGCGGCGAGCCTGCGCGCCGACAAGCCCTTCGTAACCGTCGACTGCGGCGCCATTTCGCGCACCCTGATCGAGAGCGAGCTCTTCGGCCACGAGAAGGGGTCCTTCACCGGCGCCACCCACCAGCGGCGCGGCGCGCTGGAGACCTGCGCCGGCGGAACGCTCTTCATCGACGAGCTCGACGACCTGCCGCTCGACGTCCAACCCAAGCTGCTGCGCGCGCTCGACGTGCGCGAGGTCACGCGCGTCGGCTCGAACAAGCCGCTCAAGCTGGATCTGCGGGTCGTCGCCGCGACGAAGAAGGACCTGCGCCAATCCGTCGACCAGGGGCAGTTTCGCGAGGATCTCTACTATCGGCTCTCCGTGGTCACCTTCGCGCTGCCCGCGCTGCGCGAGCGCCTCGAGGACGTTCCGCTGCTCTCCGAGCGCTTCCTCGCCGCCGCCGGGACGCGCTGGGATCGCCTGCAGCCCGCGTTTCAGGATCGCCTGCTGGCCCACACCTTTCCCGGCAACGTCCGCGAGCTGCGCAATCTGCTCGAACGGGCGAGCTATCTCGACGAGCTCGAGTCCTTCGACCCGACCTGCTTCCCGAGCGACACGACCCAGGCCGCAGCCGACAGTGAGCTGCGTTTCGCGATCGACTACCGGCGGCCCTTCAAGTTGGTCAAGGAGGGCCTGGTCCACCGCTTCGAGCATGAGTACCTCACGCGCCTGCTCGTGCGCACCGGCCGTAACATCACGCGCGCGGCGCGCGAGGCCGACATCGACCGCAAGTACCTCTACATGCTACTGAGCAAGCATGCGATGATGCCGGGCGCTGATGACCCTGGCGCGAGCGACGGCTGA
- a CDS encoding NADH-quinone oxidoreductase subunit A codes for MSLSSYLPIALLLVIALGMALALTLLARLLGPSRPTAEKLLPYESGLDPERTPQLRFGVQFYRVALLFLVFDIEAAFFYPWAVLYRELSCDGEVYRGVCQGRGNPFGLLLMLVFVAVLLLALAYVWRKKALEWD; via the coding sequence ATGAGCCTGAGCAGCTACCTGCCGATCGCCCTGTTGTTGGTCATCGCCCTCGGCATGGCGCTGGCGCTGACGCTGCTCGCGCGCCTGCTCGGACCCAGCCGCCCGACCGCCGAGAAGCTGCTTCCCTACGAAAGCGGGCTCGATCCCGAACGCACGCCGCAGCTTCGCTTTGGCGTCCAGTTCTACCGCGTCGCCTTGCTCTTCCTCGTCTTTGACATCGAGGCGGCCTTCTTCTACCCCTGGGCCGTGCTCTACCGCGAGCTCAGCTGTGACGGCGAGGTCTACCGCGGCGTCTGCCAGGGCCGCGGTAATCCCTTCGGCCTGCTCCTGATGCTGGTCTTTGTCGCAGTGCTGCTGCTCGCCCTCGCCTACGTTTGGCGCAAGAAGGCCCTCGAATGGGACTAG
- a CDS encoding NADH-quinone oxidoreductase subunit I, whose product MAKIVTIKRTFGDRLYLLGLIRGLRITLRHFFVNTFGSKEIETLRYGEWDLPDPPPSSDPDAWRGKQKQRQRPERFRGRHRLMTRDDGSVRCTACMMCATICPANCITIEAGEREHPGSRSVEKFPVKFEIDELVCVVCGLCVEACPCDALRMDTQEHMPPIEHRREAVLDKEQLLSRAALSIARDGGDGVDWRERYGAAIGDARQIYRPDKAYDDASLGYRRKTTADQGR is encoded by the coding sequence ATGGCAAAAATCGTCACGATAAAGCGCACCTTCGGCGACCGCCTCTACCTGCTGGGGCTAATCCGCGGGCTCCGCATCACGCTCCGGCACTTCTTCGTCAACACCTTCGGCAGCAAGGAGATCGAGACCCTGCGCTACGGGGAGTGGGATCTGCCCGATCCACCGCCGAGCAGCGACCCCGACGCCTGGCGCGGCAAGCAGAAGCAACGGCAGCGTCCGGAGCGCTTCCGCGGACGGCATCGACTGATGACGCGCGATGACGGCTCCGTGCGCTGCACTGCGTGCATGATGTGCGCGACGATCTGTCCCGCGAACTGCATCACGATCGAGGCCGGCGAGCGCGAGCACCCCGGCAGCCGCAGCGTCGAGAAGTTCCCGGTCAAGTTCGAGATCGACGAGCTGGTCTGCGTCGTCTGCGGGCTCTGCGTCGAGGCCTGCCCCTGCGACGCGCTGCGGATGGACACGCAGGAGCATATGCCGCCGATCGAGCACCGCCGCGAGGCCGTGCTCGATAAGGAACAGCTCTTGTCACGGGCGGCCCTCAGCATCGCGCGGGACGGTGGCGACGGCGTCGATTGGCGTGAGCGCTACGGCGCCGCGATCGGCGACGCCCGCCAGATCTACCGCCCCGACAAAGCCTACGACGACGCGTCTCTTGGTTATCGTCGCAAGACCACGGCGGATCAGGGGCGCTAG
- the nuoB gene encoding NADH-quinone oxidoreductase subunit NuoB — MGLELATGRLADAINWARKYSLFQYPFVTACCGMEFMALWGPRFDVARFGAEFPRFSPRQADLLMVVGTVTERQAPVLKRIYEQICEPKWVVAFGVCASSGGFYQNYSTVPGIDHVIPVDVYIPGCPPQPEQVLDALIMLQQRIQEGRGWSQRQQPLEPAAQRQGKRPPRP, encoded by the coding sequence ATGGGACTAGAGCTGGCCACCGGGCGCCTCGCCGACGCGATCAACTGGGCGCGCAAGTACTCCTTGTTCCAGTACCCCTTCGTCACGGCCTGCTGCGGCATGGAGTTCATGGCGCTCTGGGGCCCACGCTTCGACGTGGCCCGCTTCGGCGCCGAGTTTCCCCGCTTCTCGCCGCGCCAGGCCGATCTGCTGATGGTTGTCGGCACCGTCACCGAACGGCAGGCGCCGGTGCTCAAGCGCATCTACGAGCAGATCTGCGAGCCCAAGTGGGTCGTTGCCTTCGGTGTCTGCGCCTCGAGCGGTGGCTTCTACCAGAACTATTCGACGGTCCCGGGAATTGACCACGTGATACCCGTCGACGTGTATATTCCCGGCTGTCCTCCGCAGCCCGAGCAGGTGCTCGATGCGCTGATCATGCTACAGCAGCGGATCCAAGAGGGGCGCGGCTGGTCACAGCGCCAGCAGCCGCTCGAACCCGCCGCGCAGCGCCAGGGCAAGCGGCCGCCGCGGCCCTAG
- the pgsA gene encoding CDP-diacylglycerol--glycerol-3-phosphate 3-phosphatidyltransferase, producing the protein MAPRVKQKRGGWGGTSEVRTLPNLLTLLRIVSIPAVLFYIDNESALRSFVACLLFMLAAVTDFLDGYLARRQRKVSLLGQFLDPLADKILVMATLVWMVPLGRIDGWVVILLLARELAVTTLRGIASAQGLVIAARPLGKEKTALQLVGIACLILHFRYRLLFTDLYVDFQRVGMHTIYFSLVLSIFSAVDYLLHFSRALDQPHQ; encoded by the coding sequence ATGGCGCCCCGGGTCAAACAAAAGCGCGGCGGCTGGGGTGGCACGAGCGAAGTGCGCACCTTGCCCAATCTGCTGACCCTGCTGCGCATCGTCAGCATTCCCGCAGTGCTGTTCTATATCGACAACGAGAGCGCGCTGCGCAGCTTCGTCGCCTGCTTGCTCTTCATGCTGGCAGCGGTGACTGACTTCCTTGACGGCTACCTGGCGCGGCGCCAGCGCAAGGTGAGCCTGCTCGGCCAGTTCCTCGATCCGCTGGCGGACAAGATCCTGGTGATGGCCACGCTCGTGTGGATGGTGCCGCTCGGTCGCATCGACGGCTGGGTCGTGATCCTGCTGCTCGCGCGCGAATTGGCGGTGACGACGCTGCGAGGGATCGCCTCGGCGCAGGGCCTGGTCATCGCGGCGCGTCCCTTGGGCAAGGAGAAGACCGCGCTGCAACTGGTCGGCATCGCCTGCCTGATCTTGCACTTCCGCTACCGGCTGCTCTTCACCGACCTCTATGTCGACTTCCAGCGCGTCGGAATGCACACGATCTATTTCTCGCTCGTCCTGTCGATTTTTTCAGCGGTGGACTACCTGCTCCATTTCAGCCGCGCACTCGATCAGCCGCATCAATAG
- a CDS encoding CarD family transcriptional regulator yields the protein MEIFRVGQMAVYPAQGVVEIVGNEEKHISGKPLRFYVLRILDTDMRIMVPVDKAHEVGLRRIASAAEIEEVLDILREKEIHADKQTWNRRYRGFMEKIKTGSLFEVAEVFRDLYRLKATKTLSFGERRMLDTAKNLIVKELAVARKHTEAKTEQELEKLFEN from the coding sequence ATGGAGATATTCCGCGTCGGCCAAATGGCCGTTTATCCGGCCCAGGGCGTGGTCGAGATCGTCGGCAACGAGGAGAAGCACATCTCGGGCAAGCCCCTGCGCTTCTACGTGCTGCGCATCCTCGACACCGACATGCGCATCATGGTGCCCGTCGACAAGGCGCACGAGGTCGGGCTGCGCCGCATCGCCAGCGCAGCAGAGATCGAGGAGGTCCTGGATATCCTGCGCGAGAAGGAGATCCACGCCGACAAGCAGACCTGGAACCGGCGCTACCGTGGCTTCATGGAGAAGATCAAGACCGGCTCCCTCTTTGAGGTCGCCGAGGTCTTCCGCGATCTCTACCGACTCAAGGCGACGAAGACGCTCTCCTTCGGCGAGCGGCGCATGCTCGACACTGCGAAGAACCTGATCGTCAAGGAGCTCGCGGTCGCCCGCAAGCACACCGAGGCGAAGACCGAGCAGGAGCTCGAGAAGCTGTTCGAGAACTGA
- a CDS encoding (2Fe-2S)-binding protein → MNVTANKPQSAVASAARGTGEVVEFQLDGRPIRALKGQNLLEALLEAGEPLSAFCYHPGLSVAAQCRQCLVGIGEGYRLVPACQCTVQHGVSVRSQTDQVRDARRAMLEFTLLNHPVDCVICDKAGECALQRHYMDWDARPAAINHQKVHKPKRVDLGPNIVLDAERCILCSRCIRFCSEVAGAPQLTFAERGDHTELTTAPGQALDNPYALNTVDICPVGALTDKDFRFRSRVWDLWSTLSVCNGCAAGCATELHHKGGAIHRMVPPKRWDMNLSWMCDEGRRSYQAIAADRLTEAVADGQPATPEQACARAASALEALAGRAPASLAVVLGADATNEDNFAAVQLASRWAGARLFIADRADDGRGDTILRRDDPNPNRAGTQAVAAQFAGATADGAALLEALRAGSIKGLYVVGNASDLAAPVAAALGSVEFVVVQATCSSPLTQAAQVVLPAAAWAEVEGTITNWRNELGRLRAAFEPPGHARPHWAWIHAIGAALGHPPQGEAAKDVFEQLRDEVPLFRRASWGEERPTVRLRWACRRG, encoded by the coding sequence GTGAATGTGACCGCTAACAAGCCGCAGTCCGCCGTCGCCAGCGCCGCGCGTGGCACCGGCGAGGTCGTTGAGTTTCAGCTCGACGGGCGCCCGATCCGCGCGCTCAAGGGTCAGAACCTCCTCGAGGCGCTGCTCGAGGCTGGCGAGCCGCTGAGCGCCTTCTGCTACCACCCGGGGCTGAGCGTCGCGGCACAATGCCGGCAGTGCCTCGTCGGCATCGGCGAGGGCTATCGCCTCGTACCCGCCTGCCAGTGCACGGTGCAGCATGGCGTGAGCGTGCGCTCACAGACCGACCAGGTGCGTGATGCGCGCCGCGCCATGCTCGAGTTCACCCTGCTCAACCACCCCGTCGACTGCGTGATCTGCGACAAGGCCGGCGAGTGCGCGCTGCAGCGCCACTACATGGACTGGGACGCCCGCCCGGCGGCGATCAATCACCAGAAGGTGCACAAACCGAAGCGCGTCGATCTCGGTCCGAACATCGTGCTCGACGCCGAGCGCTGCATCCTCTGTAGCCGCTGCATTCGCTTTTGCAGCGAGGTCGCCGGCGCGCCGCAGCTCACCTTCGCCGAACGCGGGGATCATACCGAACTGACCACGGCGCCCGGCCAGGCGCTCGACAACCCCTATGCGCTCAACACCGTCGATATCTGCCCCGTGGGTGCGCTGACGGATAAGGACTTCCGCTTCCGCAGTCGCGTCTGGGACCTCTGGTCGACGCTCTCCGTGTGCAACGGCTGCGCCGCGGGCTGCGCCACCGAGCTGCACCACAAGGGGGGAGCGATCCACCGCATGGTGCCGCCCAAGCGCTGGGACATGAACCTGAGCTGGATGTGCGACGAGGGCCGGCGCAGCTACCAGGCGATCGCCGCCGATCGCCTGACCGAGGCCGTCGCGGACGGCCAACCGGCGACGCCGGAGCAGGCCTGTGCCCGCGCCGCAAGCGCGTTGGAGGCGCTGGCCGGGCGCGCCCCGGCGAGCCTCGCGGTGGTGCTCGGAGCCGACGCGACGAACGAGGATAACTTCGCCGCGGTCCAGCTTGCCAGCCGATGGGCCGGCGCCCGGCTCTTCATCGCCGACCGCGCCGACGACGGCCGCGGCGACACGATCTTGCGCCGTGACGACCCCAACCCCAACCGCGCCGGCACGCAGGCGGTGGCGGCGCAGTTCGCGGGCGCCACGGCCGACGGCGCGGCCCTGCTCGAGGCCCTGCGCGCGGGCTCGATCAAGGGCCTCTACGTGGTTGGCAATGCCAGCGACCTGGCGGCCCCCGTGGCTGCGGCCCTCGGCAGCGTCGAATTCGTGGTGGTCCAGGCGACCTGCAGCTCACCGCTGACGCAAGCGGCGCAGGTCGTCCTACCGGCGGCCGCCTGGGCGGAGGTCGAGGGCACGATCACCAACTGGCGCAACGAACTGGGGCGGCTACGCGCGGCCTTCGAGCCCCCTGGCCACGCGCGTCCGCATTGGGCCTGGATCCACGCGATCGGCGCCGCGCTCGGCCATCCCCCGCAGGGCGAGGCCGCCAAGGACGTCTTCGAGCAGCTGCGAGACGAGGTTCCCCTCTTCCGGCGCGCCAGCTGGGGCGAAGAGCGACCGACGGTGCGCCTGCGCTGGGCCTGCCGCCGCGGATAG
- a CDS encoding lytic transglycosylase domain-containing protein, whose amino-acid sequence MSSGLPSRVAPAWSVPRGRSRSVALSAALALLLLAPVPAAADIFAYTSRDGVIHFTNIPQPGKPWRRVMRTGPGKAAQIHARRSRRPLPPDRAQRYEQHIQQAAAVYQIPPSLIHAVIGVESDYDRNAISRAGAQGLMQLMPATARGMGVTDVFDARQNIFGGVRFLRVLANQFAGSLVKTLAGYHAGPGAVLRYDGPPPYATTLQYVRMVMGRYRRLRQRALPGAMIPASAAAASSEDPPSKQQEEAAHPEGELARKRATAEPRGEVLTRR is encoded by the coding sequence GTGAGCAGTGGGTTACCCTCGCGCGTCGCCCCTGCATGGTCCGTCCCCAGGGGACGAAGCAGGAGCGTAGCGCTGTCAGCGGCACTGGCGCTGCTGCTGCTCGCGCCCGTACCCGCCGCTGCCGACATTTTCGCGTACACCAGCCGAGACGGCGTCATTCACTTCACCAACATTCCGCAACCCGGGAAGCCGTGGCGTCGCGTCATGCGGACCGGGCCGGGGAAGGCAGCCCAGATCCACGCGCGCCGCAGCCGGCGCCCTCTGCCGCCCGACCGCGCTCAGCGCTACGAGCAGCACATACAACAGGCTGCGGCAGTCTACCAGATTCCGCCCTCGTTGATTCACGCGGTCATCGGCGTCGAGTCCGACTACGACCGCAACGCGATCTCACGGGCCGGCGCGCAGGGGCTGATGCAGCTCATGCCAGCCACCGCCCGCGGCATGGGCGTCACCGACGTCTTCGACGCGCGACAGAACATCTTCGGCGGTGTCCGTTTCCTCCGCGTCCTCGCCAATCAGTTCGCTGGCAGCCTCGTCAAGACCCTCGCCGGTTATCACGCGGGCCCAGGCGCGGTGTTGCGCTACGACGGGCCTCCGCCCTACGCGACCACGCTGCAGTACGTGCGGATGGTCATGGGCCGCTACCGTCGGCTGCGCCAGCGCGCCCTGCCCGGGGCGATGATCCCCGCGAGCGCTGCGGCCGCTTCGAGTGAGGACCCGCCCTCGAAGCAGCAGGAAGAGGCAGCGCACCCGGAGGGCGAGCTGGCGCGGAAGCGAGCCACCGCGGAGCCGCGCGGCGAGGTGCTGACAAGGAGGTAG
- a CDS encoding macro domain-containing protein, translated as MQIEVRGGDILDFDVDGLVIPTNSLGTMVEGIAARARERIGAACEEAVTMHAPIAVGAALVTGAGPLRARSLIHAPLLEAPGTRVSVESIRRATRASLLAATAHSLERIAIPGMGYGDLGVSEEEASRAIIDEVRAYKGATPVCVLLVDEDPVMCQAFSAQVPA; from the coding sequence ATGCAAATTGAAGTTCGCGGCGGTGACATCCTCGACTTCGACGTCGATGGTTTGGTCATTCCGACCAACTCCCTGGGCACGATGGTCGAAGGTATCGCGGCCCGTGCGCGCGAGCGCATCGGAGCGGCCTGCGAAGAGGCGGTGACAATGCACGCGCCGATCGCGGTCGGCGCGGCCTTGGTGACCGGCGCTGGTCCGCTACGCGCGCGGAGCCTGATTCATGCCCCATTGCTCGAGGCCCCCGGGACCCGGGTCAGCGTCGAGAGCATCCGGCGCGCCACGAGAGCCAGTCTGCTGGCCGCGACGGCACACTCGCTCGAGCGCATCGCGATCCCGGGGATGGGCTACGGTGATCTGGGGGTCTCCGAGGAGGAGGCCTCGCGCGCGATCATCGACGAGGTGCGCGCCTACAAGGGCGCGACGCCCGTCTGCGTGCTCCTCGTCGACGAGGACCCCGTAATGTGCCAGGCCTTCAGCGCCCAGGTGCCGGCGTGA
- a CDS encoding NADH-quinone oxidoreductase subunit D: MRDAKLARPLPAGVGAHPPQRPGLLGHGQQHSDGRDLPTEEMVLNMGPSHPAMHGTVHLRLALDGEKIDSAVVSVGYLHRGFEKECEAHTWAENFPYTDRLNYVSPMLNNVGYALAVEKLLGVSAPPRAQWIRMIVGELARLSDHLTYLGAQVMELGAFTPYFYVIKAREWVWDLLELVSGARLTHAYVRIGGVAADLPADFAERTQQTLDRLLPVVAEFDQLITRNRIFMDRMQGIAVISADEAISHGWTGPCLRGSGVDYDVRKAHPYLHYDRVAFEIPIGAAGDNMDRYLVRLEEIRQSCAIIRQCLQQLEPGAIQLADPRVSMPTKAQAYNTIEGLINHFKLVVDGIEVPAGEVYSYTEAGNGELGFYLVADGSGRPVKCRCRPPCFMQMTALGHLLTGLNIADIIPTFDTLNMIGGECDR; the protein is encoded by the coding sequence ATGCGTGATGCCAAGCTCGCTCGTCCGCTGCCCGCGGGCGTCGGCGCTCACCCGCCGCAACGGCCGGGCTTGCTCGGTCACGGGCAACAGCATAGCGACGGCCGCGACCTGCCGACGGAGGAGATGGTCCTCAACATGGGCCCATCGCATCCGGCGATGCATGGCACCGTCCATCTGCGCCTCGCCTTGGACGGCGAGAAGATCGACTCGGCGGTGGTCTCGGTCGGCTACTTGCACCGCGGCTTCGAGAAGGAATGCGAAGCACATACCTGGGCCGAGAACTTCCCCTACACCGATCGGCTCAACTACGTCTCGCCGATGCTCAACAACGTCGGCTACGCCCTGGCGGTCGAGAAGCTGCTCGGCGTGAGCGCCCCGCCCCGTGCGCAGTGGATCCGAATGATCGTCGGCGAGCTTGCGCGCCTCTCCGATCATCTGACCTATCTCGGCGCGCAGGTGATGGAGTTGGGCGCCTTCACGCCCTACTTCTACGTGATCAAGGCGCGTGAATGGGTCTGGGATCTGCTCGAGCTGGTCTCGGGGGCGCGCCTGACCCATGCCTACGTGCGCATTGGCGGCGTTGCCGCGGATCTGCCCGCGGACTTCGCGGAGCGCACGCAGCAGACGCTCGACCGCCTGCTGCCCGTGGTCGCCGAGTTCGACCAGCTGATCACCCGCAACCGCATCTTCATGGATCGGATGCAGGGCATCGCCGTGATCAGCGCGGACGAGGCGATCAGCCACGGCTGGACGGGACCTTGCCTGCGCGGCAGCGGCGTCGACTATGACGTGCGCAAGGCGCATCCCTACCTCCACTACGATCGCGTCGCCTTCGAGATCCCGATCGGCGCGGCCGGCGACAACATGGACCGCTATCTGGTGCGCCTGGAGGAGATCCGCCAGTCCTGCGCGATCATCCGCCAGTGTCTGCAGCAGCTCGAGCCGGGCGCGATCCAGCTCGCCGACCCCCGCGTCAGCATGCCGACCAAGGCCCAGGCCTACAACACGATCGAGGGGCTGATAAACCACTTCAAGCTGGTGGTCGACGGCATCGAGGTGCCCGCCGGCGAGGTCTACTCCTACACCGAGGCCGGCAACGGCGAGCTCGGCTTCTACCTGGTCGCCGACGGCAGCGGGCGTCCGGTCAAGTGCCGCTGCCGCCCGCCCTGCTTCATGCAGATGACGGCGCTCGGCCACCTGCTGACGGGGCTGAACATCGCCGACATCATCCCGACCTTCGACACGCTGAACATGATCGGTGGTGAATGTGACCGCTAA
- a CDS encoding NADH-quinone oxidoreductase subunit H, giving the protein MLAILAWSLLKIAVMLGFAVGLSALLTWMERRQSAMMQDRIGPVRANIGSVRLKGLFHPLADALKLLFKEDFIPPRARKGIYLLAPVLALVPVLLVFAVIPFGPPLCASAWRTVGPDLAACRPEALQIAQIDIGLLFVFAVASLGAYGAVLAGWSSFNNFGLLGGLRAAAQMISYEVTMGLAVVGVLLVYGTLEPMALVQAQASLWDWGIIRQPLGFVLFLCAAIAETKRAPFDIPEGESEIVGYFVEYSGTRFMMFYLAEFLEIVFVGCLVTTIFFGGWQLPGLADDGLRILGHYLPLSHGLVVLARVLSFFAKVFLVCFLQLAIRWTLPRLRFDQLMRLGWKSLLPASIFNIVVTAGVLLAAQAAR; this is encoded by the coding sequence ATGCTCGCGATCCTCGCCTGGTCCCTGCTCAAGATCGCCGTGATGCTCGGCTTCGCCGTCGGCCTCTCGGCGCTGCTGACGTGGATGGAGCGACGACAGAGCGCGATGATGCAGGACCGGATCGGCCCGGTCCGCGCCAACATCGGCTCGGTGCGGCTCAAGGGCCTGTTCCACCCGCTGGCCGACGCCCTCAAGCTGCTCTTCAAGGAGGACTTCATCCCGCCGCGGGCGCGCAAGGGCATCTACCTGCTGGCGCCGGTGCTGGCGCTCGTGCCCGTCCTCCTCGTCTTCGCCGTGATTCCCTTCGGGCCCCCGCTTTGCGCCAGCGCCTGGCGCACGGTGGGCCCGGATCTCGCGGCTTGCCGTCCCGAGGCGCTGCAGATCGCCCAGATCGATATCGGGCTGCTCTTCGTCTTTGCGGTCGCCTCGCTCGGCGCCTACGGGGCGGTGCTAGCCGGCTGGTCGTCCTTCAACAACTTTGGCCTCCTCGGCGGGCTACGCGCTGCGGCGCAGATGATCTCCTACGAGGTCACGATGGGTCTGGCCGTGGTCGGGGTCCTGCTGGTCTACGGCACCCTCGAGCCGATGGCGCTGGTGCAGGCACAGGCCAGCCTCTGGGACTGGGGCATCATCCGCCAGCCGCTCGGCTTCGTGCTCTTTCTCTGCGCCGCGATCGCCGAGACGAAGCGCGCGCCCTTCGACATCCCCGAGGGGGAATCCGAGATCGTCGGCTACTTCGTCGAGTACTCGGGCACGCGCTTCATGATGTTCTACCTGGCCGAGTTCCTCGAGATCGTCTTCGTCGGTTGCCTGGTCACGACGATCTTCTTCGGCGGTTGGCAGCTGCCGGGACTGGCCGATGACGGCCTGCGGATCCTCGGGCACTACCTGCCGCTATCGCACGGTCTGGTCGTGCTCGCCCGCGTGCTCAGCTTCTTCGCCAAGGTCTTCCTCGTCTGCTTTCTGCAGCTCGCGATCCGCTGGACGCTGCCCCGTCTGCGCTTCGATCAACTGATGCGCCTGGGCTGGAAGTCGCTGCTTCCGGCGTCGATCTTCAACATCGTTGTCACCGCTGGCGTGCTGCTCGCAGCCCAGGCCGCGAGGTAG